Proteins found in one Paraburkholderia caballeronis genomic segment:
- a CDS encoding sugar ABC transporter ATP-binding protein gives MDANAPDGPSSSAPPVLTVTGVGKTYEQPVLTDVSLALHGGEVLALTGENGAGKSTLSKIVGGLVAPDAGAMQLLGRPYEPASRRDAEALGVRMVMQELNLLPTLTVAENLFLNRLPHGGPLRFGWIDRRRLDADARTAMARVGLDAIDPATPVGELGIGHQQLVEIARNLTGDTRVLILDEPTAMLTGREVALLFEQIARLKARGVAIVYISHRLDELARIAQRVAVLRDGRLVRVDAIGSLTPEKIVAAMVGREIGERIDLGERRIGAPLLKVEGIGRGSVVRDVSFDVRAGEIFGLSGLIGAGRTELLRLVYGADRRDRGTVALAPRGGGEPVPVRIDSPVDAVRHGVALITEDRKGEGLLLPQPVAANVTLGQLGAVSRYGIVDAARENALARRQIDALRIRTSGPAQPVAELSGGNQQKVVIARWLARDCRVLLFDEPTRGIDVGAKFDIYALMGALAREGRALVVVSSDLRELMLICDRIGVMSAGRMDAVFARGEWSEDALLGAAFAGYRSRDALLGHAAAGVERAR, from the coding sequence ATGGATGCAAACGCCCCCGACGGGCCGTCGTCGTCAGCACCGCCCGTGCTGACCGTGACGGGCGTCGGCAAGACTTACGAGCAGCCGGTGCTTACCGACGTGAGCCTTGCCCTGCATGGGGGCGAGGTGCTGGCGCTCACGGGCGAGAACGGCGCGGGCAAGAGCACGCTGTCGAAGATCGTCGGCGGGCTGGTCGCGCCGGATGCCGGCGCGATGCAACTGCTGGGCCGCCCGTATGAACCCGCGAGCCGCCGCGACGCCGAGGCGCTCGGCGTGCGGATGGTGATGCAGGAGCTGAACCTGCTGCCGACGCTGACCGTCGCCGAAAACCTGTTCCTGAACCGGCTGCCGCACGGCGGCCCGCTCCGTTTCGGCTGGATCGACCGCAGGCGGCTCGACGCCGACGCGCGCACGGCGATGGCGCGGGTCGGACTCGACGCGATCGACCCGGCGACGCCGGTCGGCGAACTCGGGATCGGCCATCAGCAACTGGTCGAGATCGCCCGCAACCTGACCGGCGACACCCGCGTGCTGATCCTCGACGAACCGACCGCGATGCTGACCGGCCGCGAAGTCGCACTGCTGTTCGAGCAGATCGCACGGCTGAAGGCGCGCGGCGTCGCAATCGTCTACATCTCGCACCGGCTCGACGAACTCGCGCGGATCGCGCAGCGCGTCGCGGTGCTGCGCGACGGCCGGCTGGTGCGCGTCGACGCGATCGGCAGCCTGACGCCCGAGAAGATCGTCGCGGCGATGGTCGGGCGCGAGATCGGCGAGCGGATCGACCTTGGCGAGCGCCGCATCGGCGCGCCGCTGCTGAAGGTGGAGGGGATCGGCCGCGGCAGCGTCGTGCGCGACGTGTCGTTCGACGTGCGCGCGGGCGAAATTTTCGGCCTCTCCGGGCTGATCGGCGCGGGCCGCACCGAACTGCTGCGGCTCGTGTACGGCGCGGACCGCCGCGACCGCGGCACGGTCGCGCTTGCGCCGCGCGGCGGCGGCGAGCCGGTCCCGGTGCGCATCGACTCGCCGGTGGACGCGGTGCGCCACGGTGTCGCGCTGATCACCGAGGACCGCAAGGGCGAAGGTTTGCTGCTGCCGCAGCCGGTCGCCGCAAACGTGACGCTCGGCCAGCTGGGCGCGGTGTCGCGCTACGGGATCGTCGACGCGGCGCGCGAAAACGCGCTCGCGCGCCGGCAGATCGACGCGCTGCGGATTCGCACGAGCGGCCCCGCGCAGCCGGTCGCGGAACTGTCGGGCGGCAACCAGCAGAAGGTCGTGATCGCGCGCTGGCTCGCGCGCGACTGCCGGGTGCTGCTGTTCGACGAGCCGACGCGCGGCATCGACGTCGGCGCGAAGTTCGACATCTACGCGCTGATGGGCGCGCTGGCGCGGGAAGGCCGCGCGCTCGTCGTCGTGTCGAGCGACCTGCGCGAGCTGATGCTGATCTGCGACCGGATCGGCGTGATGTCGGCGGGGCGGATGGACGCGGTGTTCGCGCGCGGCGAATGGAGCGAGGATGCGCTGCTCGGCGCGGCGTTCGCCGGCTACCGCAGCCGCGACGCGCTGCTCGGCCACGCGGCGGCCGGCGTGGAGCGCGCGCGATGA